The following is a genomic window from Xiphophorus couchianus chromosome 5, X_couchianus-1.0, whole genome shotgun sequence.
ATAaatcctgaaataaataaataattcctgcTCGGAGAGAGTTAATAGGTTCTGTATCAGAGTTTGCCAGGTAGTTCTCATGAAAACTCAGTGTGACTTAGCTCCTTTAGAGCCAACTTCACCAACATGGATAACTTTATTGAAATTATGTCTTTTTCAAGGAAATactaattttgtttatttatgatgAGCATTGTTCTATTGTTTGTAATTACcgcattttttgtattttctaaattaaaatgtaagatAAATTACATAGTGTTGTACataatttctgttcttttctccttttaaaaagaCTAGAAATTTTATGTAGgacattattttttaagtatttctttttctgccatttttatGTTCAACATTGCAAACATATAATCTActtttttcttatcattttttATAGCCATGTTGTTGCTATCGTCTCTGCTGCTCATTATCAGCTTCCTCACCTGGAGTCCCAGTGCAACACGGGCCGCTAAAATCATCGTGGTCCCACCCATTATGTTTGAATCGCACCTCTACATCTTCAAAACGCTGGCGACGGCGCTACACCAAGAGGGCCACGAAACACATTTTCTAGTTTCAGAGGGCCGGGAGGTCCCACCCTCTCCTCACTATCATCTGCAGCGCTATCCAGGGATCTTTAACAGCACAACAGCTGACAACTTTCTCCAGACCAAAGTCAGCAACATCTTCTCCGGCCGCTTGACATTTCTCGAACTGTTTGACATCCTTGACCACTACTCTCAGAATTGTGATGCTGTTGTTGGCAATGGTGAAGTAATGAACCGCCTGAAGGAGGCCAAGTTCGACCTGCTGCTAGTGGACCCCAATGAAATGTGCGGTTTCGTTATTGCTCATATCTTGAGCGTGCGATATGCTGTTTTCAGCACAGGCTTGTGGTACCCTGCAGAAGTCGGAGCCCCGGCTCCGTTGTCGTACGTGCCAGAATTCAACTCACTGCTGACAGACCGCATGTCCTTAATGCAGAGAATTGCCAACACGGGCGTCTACCTGGCACAGCGATTTGGAGTCCATTACATTGTGTTACCAAAATATGACCGGATTATGAAGAAGCATGGAGTAAAGCCTTACGCAGCCATGGCTGACTTGGTGCAGGGGAGTAGGCTGTGGATGCTGTGCACTGATATGGCTCTGGAGTTCCCAAGGCCCACCCTCCCCCATGTCGTCTATATAGGAGGCATCCTCACAAAACCCCCCAGCCCACTACCACAGGTCAGTACAAAGATGCATTCTTATGGTGTGGAAAATCTGTTTCCCCTTGTAGATTTCCTCAATTTTGCTTTTTCGACACACATTTTACAgatcattaaacaaataataatgacaaacaaaaatctcCAAAGTGTAGCTTTAagatgatgatttcatttattaaggatAAAGGCTATCCATACCAAACTGGTcctatgtgaaaatataattgccTCCTTAGTCTAGAAACTGGTTTTGCCATATTTGGTGCCATCATGCCTTTTTATGGGGGAAATTTGTCCCACTGTTGTTTGCAGAGCTCTCTTATTCTTGATTACTGTTGAATCGTTCACATTTCTCTTAACTGAGGCAAGTGACATCTGAAACTATAAATGTCATTCTGGGTTCTTTTGTGTAATTCTGGATGAGTTGTTGATGAGATCTTGGAATAAGTTTAGTAGACTGGCCGCTTCTGGGAAGGTTCATCACTGTTTTATGATTCCTTGATTTCAGGATGATTGCCCTCAGTGTGTTTTGCTGGAGTCCAAAAGCACCATAGATCCCTTCAGCTTCTTCAAACCATTTTCAGAATAATGGATGTTAATGAGTTTGTTTCTAATTATTAATTGAGTTTCTGTTGATCAGGACATTATGTT
Proteins encoded in this region:
- the ugt8 gene encoding 2-hydroxyacylsphingosine 1-beta-galactosyltransferase, translating into MLLLSSLLLIISFLTWSPSATRAAKIIVVPPIMFESHLYIFKTLATALHQEGHETHFLVSEGREVPPSPHYHLQRYPGIFNSTTADNFLQTKVSNIFSGRLTFLELFDILDHYSQNCDAVVGNGEVMNRLKEAKFDLLLVDPNEMCGFVIAHILSVRYAVFSTGLWYPAEVGAPAPLSYVPEFNSLLTDRMSLMQRIANTGVYLAQRFGVHYIVLPKYDRIMKKHGVKPYAAMADLVQGSRLWMLCTDMALEFPRPTLPHVVYIGGILTKPPSPLPQYFQALVNDTAEHGFVVVSFGAGVKYLSQDIAHKLAGALARLPQRVIWRFSGVAPSNLGNNTKLVDWMPQNDLLGQPHTKAFLSHGGLNSIYEAMYHGVPVVGVPLFGDHYDTMTRVAAKGMGIMLHWKDMTEEDLYASLSTVINDPRYRQQARLLSHIHKDQPGHPVTRAVYWIGYILRHNGANHLRSAVYEVSPYQYFLVDVLFTVAAAGALIVFLLRRLVRRLRGKASDHSRRVDGSMTNGHCHSEIIANGKHKRNGSLKTEKKIN